A window from Citrus sinensis cultivar Valencia sweet orange chromosome 3, DVS_A1.0, whole genome shotgun sequence encodes these proteins:
- the LOC127901409 gene encoding TMV resistance protein N-like isoform X3, which yields MASSSIQNVPHWPYDAFLSFRGADTRKSFISHLYAALNGKGIYVFKDDKELERGASISPGLLKAIETSRISIIVFSQNYASSTWCLDELVKIVQCKNKNDHQQMVFPIFYDVEPTVVRKQTGSFREAFFKHEEVFRESLERVKKWRDALEEVANISGWELKEYRNESEFIWDIVKAISSKILVKSETLKKLVGIDSRLEELRSLMDEGPNDDVRMIGICGMGGLGKTTLARVVYDLISHEFEGSSFLADIREKFEKEGSVISFQRQLLFQMLKLEDNTIWNVDDGINILGSRLQHKKVLLVIDDVVDIKQLEYLAGKREWFGPGSRIIITSRDEHLLKTHGMDEVYKPNELNYHDALQLFNMKAFKIQKPLEECVQLSERVLQYAGGLPLALEVLSSFLNGRSVDQWRSTLERLQIDPPDKIMSILQISFDGLRELEKKIFLDIACFFKWRTRDYVTKILEGCGFSPVIGIEVLIERSLLTVDGGNRLGMHDLLQELGQLIVRRQSPEEPGNRSRLWKKEEVRQVLIENTGSEVVEGIMVDDYFFRGNDVHLSAKAFSLMTDLRLLKISNVQLPEGLEYLSNRLRLLDWHRYPLKSLPSNLQLDKIVEFKMCYSRIEELWKGFKQPLNLLRVMKLSHSENLIKTPDFTKVPNLEVLDLEGCSRLREIHQSLLRHNKLILLNLKDIVGGMECLQQLRLDGTSITEVPSSIELLTGLKLLNLNDCKNLSSLPVTIRSLKCLRTLELSGCSKLKKFPHIVASMEDLSKLCLDGTSITEVPSFIELLTGLELLNFNDCKNLARLPNSINGLKSLKTLNLSGCCKLENVPDTLGKVESLEELDISGTAVRRPPSSIFLMKNLKTLSFRGCNGPPSSASWHLQLPFNLMGKSSCPVALMLPCLSGLCSLTKLDLSDCGLGEGAIPSDIGNLHLLNKLNLSGNNFVTLPASLNGLLKLEELQLEDCKRLQSLPQLPSNVNRVTLNGCSSLVTLLGAFRPRKSCYTIIYCIDSSKLLGKNGLAISMLREYLEAMSGPSHKFSIVVPGSEIPKWFMYQNEGSSITVTRPSYLYNMNKVVGYAICCVFHVPKHSTDTYLWRSYPQLILLCSMDGSGVKRSIRFRGKFGHAGSDHVWLFYLSRQQCCHFYRSRWHFESNHFKLSFFDEREKGGLAGSGFVLKVKRCGFHPVYMHEVEELDQTTKQWTRFTSYNLYESHHDFVRSNMEAATTSKRSLAENAGAAEASGSGCWDEDEEPPPKRFRQLK from the exons atggCTTCCTCGAGCATACAAAATGTGCCTCATTGGCCATATGACGCCTTCTTAAGCTTTAGAGGAGCAGACACCCGTAAAAGCTTCATAAGTCATCTCTATGCTGCTTTGAATGGAAAAGGAATTTATGTATTCAAGGATGACAAAGAACTCGAGAGAGGAGCATCCATTTCACCTGGACTTCTTAAAGCAATTGAAACTTCtagaatttcaattattgttttctcTCAAAACTATGCTTCCTCCACTTGGTGCTTGGATGAACTTGTTAAGATTGTTCAATGCAAGAACAAAAATGATCATCAACAAATGgtttttccaattttctaCGATGTTGAACCCACTGTGGTAAGGAAACAAACCGGAAGTTTTCGAGAAGCTTTTTTTAAACATGAAGAAGTTTTTAGGGAGAGTCTAGAAAGGGTGAAAAAGTGGAGAGACGCTTTGGAAGAGGTGGCTAATATTTCTGGTTGGGAATTGAAAGAGTACAG GAATGAGTCGGAATTTATTTGGGATATTGTCAAGGCGATATCAAGTAAAATACTTGTAAAATCAGAGACCCTTAAAAAGCTAGTGGGAATAGATTCACGCTTGGAAGAACTGAGGTCTCTTATGGACGAAGGGCCTAATGATGATGTTCGTATGATAGGGATTTGTGGTATGGGAGGTTTAGGTAAGACGACTCTTGCAAGAGTTGTTTATGACTTGATCTCTCATGAATTTGAAGGGAGTAGTTTTCTTGCCGatattagagaaaaatttgaaaaagaaggtAGTGTAATCTCTTTTCAAAGGCAACTACTTTTCCAAATGTTAAAGCTTGAAGATAATACCATATGGAATGTAGATGATGGCATCAACATTTTAGGAAGCAGGCTGCAACACAAAAAGGTTCTTCTTGTTATCGACGATGTGGTTGACATAAAGCAATTAGAGTATTTAGCTGGAAAGCGTGAGTGGTTTGGTCCAGGCAGCAGGATCATCATAACATCACGAGATGAACATCTGTTAAAGACACATGGAATGGATGAAGTATATAAGCCTAATGAACTAAATTACCATGATGCTCTTCAACTTTTCAACATGAAAGCGTTTAAAATCCAAAAGCCTCTGGAAGAATGTGTGCAACTGTCTGAACGTGTTCTACAGTATGCCGGTGGTCTTCCATTAGCTCTCGAAGTTTTGAGTTCCTTTTTGAATGGTAGATCCGTGGATCAATGGAGAAGCACCTTGGAAAGGCTACAAATAGATCCTCCCGATAAGATTATGAGTATACTTCAAATAAGTTTTGACGGACTACGAGAattagagaagaaaatatttcttgatATTGCATGTTTCTTTAAATGGAGGACTAGAGATTATGTAACAAAAATTCTAGAGGGATGTGGTTTTTCCCCAGTCATTGGAATAGAAGTTCTTATTGAAAGATCTTTGTTAACGGTTGATGGCGGCAACAGATTGGGGATGCATGATTTGTTACAGGAATTGGGACAACTGATTGTTAGGAGACAATCACCCGAAGAACCTGGGAACCGCAGCAGATTATGGAAGAAGGAAGAAGTACGCCAAGTGTTGATAGAAAACACG GGAAGTGAAGTAGTTGAAGGAATAATGGTTGATGATTATTTCTTTCGTGGAAATGATGTGCATTTAAGTGCTAAAGCATTTTCACTGATGACCGACCTAAGATTGCTCAAAATCAGTAACGTGCAACTTCCTGAAGGCCTAGAATATCTCTCTAACAGGTTGCGATTACTTGATTGGCATCGGTATCCTTTGAAATCTTTGCCATCAAATCTGCAATTGgataaaattgttgaatttaaaatgtgtTACAGCCGCATTGAAGAATTATGGAAAGGATTCAAa CAGCCTTTAAACCTGTTGAGAGTCATGAAACTCAGCCATTCAGAGAATCTGATTAAGACACCAGACTTCACAAAGGTCCCAAACTTAGAGGTGTTGGATCTTGAAGGATGTTCAAGGTTGCGTGAAATTCACCAGTCTTTGCTGCGTCACAATAAGCTGAtcttgttgaatttgaaag ACATTGTAGGAGGTATGGAGTGTTTGCAGCAACTTCGTTTGGATGGAACGTCCATTACAGAAGTGCCATCATCTATTGAACTTTTGACCGGACTGAAActgttgaatttgaatgacTGCAAAAATCTCTCGAGTCTGCCAGTTACTATAAGGAGTTTAAAATGTCTAAGAACTCTGGAGCTCTCTGGTTGCTCGAAACTGAAGAAGTTTCCGCATATTGTGGCAAGTATGGAAGATCTGTCCAAGCTCTGTCTGGATGGAACTTCCATTACAGAAGTGCCATCATTTATTGAACTTTTGACCGGACttgaattgttgaattttaatgaCTGCAAAAATCTCGCGAGACTTCCCAACAGTATAAATGGTTTAAAATCCCTCAAAACTTTGAATCTCTCAGGCTGCTGCAAACTTGAAAATGTGCCAGACACGCTTGGGAAAGTAGAAAGTTTGGAAGAGCTTGATATAAGCGGAACAGCTGTAAGACGACCTCCATCCTCCATTTTTCTTATGAAGAATCTTAAAACATTATCTTTCCGTGGCTGCAATGGACCACCATCATCTGCATCATGGCATTTGCAGCTTCCCTTCAATTTGATGGGAAAGAGTTCATGTCCAGTAGCTTTGATGTTGCCTTGTCTGTCAGGTTTGTGCTCTTTAACAAAATTAGATCTCAGTGACTGTGGTCTAGGGGAAGGAGCAATCCCGAGTGATATTGGCAACTTACACTTATTAAACAAGTTGAATCTGAGTGGAAACAATTTTGTTACGCTGCCAGCAAGCCTTAACGGTCTTTTAAAACTTGAAGAACTACAGTTGGAAGATTGTAAAAGGCTTCAATCTCTGCCACAACTTCCATCCAATGTAAATCGAGTTACACTGAATGGTTGTTCTTCATTGGTGACGTTATTAGGTGCATTCAGACCACGCAAGTCCTGCtacacaataatttattgtatagACAGCTCGAAATTGCTCGGAAAGAACGGTTTGGCAATTTCAATGCTACGAGAGTACCTTGAG GCAATGTCAGGTCCAAGCCATAAATTTAGCATTGTTGTTCCAGGAAGTGAAATTCCAAAGTGGTTCATGTATCAGAATGAGGGTTCTTCAATAACGGTCACAAGGCCTTCATATTTGTATAATATGAATAAGGTTGTGGGATATGCTATTTGCTGTGTTTTTCATGTCCCTAAGCATTCAACTGATACCTATTTATGGCGTTCGTATCCTCAACTTATTTTGCTCTGCTCCATGGATGGTTCTGGTGTCAAAAGAAGTATTCGTTTTAGAGGGAAATTCGGTCATGCTGGGTCAGACCATGTTTGGCTATTCTATTTGTCTCGACAACAATGCTGTCATTTTTATCGTTCAAGGTGGCATTTTGAATCTAATCATTTTAAGTTGTCATTTTTTGATGAACGAGAGAAAGGCGGTCTGGCTGGGTCAGGTTTTGTATTGAAGGTGAAGAGGTGTGGCTTCCATCCAGTTTATATGCACGAAGTTGAGGAGTTGGACCAAACAACAAAGCAATGGACTCGCTTTACTTCTTATAATCTGTATGAATCCCATCATGATTTTGTTCGATCAAATATGGAAGCAGCCACAACATCAAAGCGAAGCCTTGCAGAAAATGCTGGGGCAGCTGAAGCCAGCGGCAGTGGCTGCTGGGATGAAGATGAGGAACCACCACCTAAAAGATTTAGACAACTCAAATGA
- the LOC127901409 gene encoding TMV resistance protein N-like isoform X1, protein MASSSIQNVPHWPYDAFLSFRGADTRKSFISHLYAALNGKGIYVFKDDKELERGASISPGLLKAIETSRISIIVFSQNYASSTWCLDELVKIVQCKNKNDHQQMVFPIFYDVEPTVVRKQTGSFREAFFKHEEVFRESLERVKKWRDALEEVANISGWELKEYRNESEFIWDIVKAISSKILVKSETLKKLVGIDSRLEELRSLMDEGPNDDVRMIGICGMGGLGKTTLARVVYDLISHEFEGSSFLADIREKFEKEGSVISFQRQLLFQMLKLEDNTIWNVDDGINILGSRLQHKKVLLVIDDVVDIKQLEYLAGKREWFGPGSRIIITSRDEHLLKTHGMDEVYKPNELNYHDALQLFNMKAFKIQKPLEECVQLSERVLQYAGGLPLALEVLSSFLNGRSVDQWRSTLERLQIDPPDKIMSILQISFDGLRELEKKIFLDIACFFKWRTRDYVTKILEGCGFSPVIGIEVLIERSLLTVDGGNRLGMHDLLQELGQLIVRRQSPEEPGNRSRLWKKEEVRQVLIENTGSEVVEGIMVDDYFFRGNDVHLSAKAFSLMTDLRLLKISNVQLPEGLEYLSNRLRLLDWHRYPLKSLPSNLQLDKIVEFKMCYSRIEELWKGFKQPLNLLRVMKLSHSENLIKTPDFTKVPNLEVLDLEGCSRLREIHQSLLRHNKLILLNLKGCTSLKTLPGEIFMKSLQTLVLSGCLNLRKFPDIVGGMECLQQLRLDGTSITEVPSSIELLTGLKLLNLNDCKNLSSLPVTIRSLKCLRTLELSGCSKLKKFPHIVASMEDLSKLCLDGTSITEVPSFIELLTGLELLNFNDCKNLARLPNSINGLKSLKTLNLSGCCKLENVPDTLGKVESLEELDISGTAVRRPPSSIFLMKNLKTLSFRGCNGPPSSASWHLQLPFNLMGKSSCPVALMLPCLSGLCSLTKLDLSDCGLGEGAIPSDIGNLHLLNKLNLSGNNFVTLPASLNGLLKLEELQLEDCKRLQSLPQLPSNVNRVTLNGCSSLVTLLGAFRPRKSCYTIIYCIDSSKLLGKNGLAISMLREYLEAMSGPSHKFSIVVPGSEIPKWFMYQNEGSSITVTRPSYLYNMNKVVGYAICCVFHVPKHSTDTYLWRSYPQLILLCSMDGSGVKRSIRFRGKFGHAGSDHVWLFYLSRQQCCHFYRSRWHFESNHFKLSFFDEREKGGLAGSGFVLKVKRCGFHPVYMHEVEELDQTTKQWTRFTSYNLYESHHDFVRSNMEAATTSKRSLAENAGAAEASGSGCWDEDEEPPPKRFRQLK, encoded by the exons atggCTTCCTCGAGCATACAAAATGTGCCTCATTGGCCATATGACGCCTTCTTAAGCTTTAGAGGAGCAGACACCCGTAAAAGCTTCATAAGTCATCTCTATGCTGCTTTGAATGGAAAAGGAATTTATGTATTCAAGGATGACAAAGAACTCGAGAGAGGAGCATCCATTTCACCTGGACTTCTTAAAGCAATTGAAACTTCtagaatttcaattattgttttctcTCAAAACTATGCTTCCTCCACTTGGTGCTTGGATGAACTTGTTAAGATTGTTCAATGCAAGAACAAAAATGATCATCAACAAATGgtttttccaattttctaCGATGTTGAACCCACTGTGGTAAGGAAACAAACCGGAAGTTTTCGAGAAGCTTTTTTTAAACATGAAGAAGTTTTTAGGGAGAGTCTAGAAAGGGTGAAAAAGTGGAGAGACGCTTTGGAAGAGGTGGCTAATATTTCTGGTTGGGAATTGAAAGAGTACAG GAATGAGTCGGAATTTATTTGGGATATTGTCAAGGCGATATCAAGTAAAATACTTGTAAAATCAGAGACCCTTAAAAAGCTAGTGGGAATAGATTCACGCTTGGAAGAACTGAGGTCTCTTATGGACGAAGGGCCTAATGATGATGTTCGTATGATAGGGATTTGTGGTATGGGAGGTTTAGGTAAGACGACTCTTGCAAGAGTTGTTTATGACTTGATCTCTCATGAATTTGAAGGGAGTAGTTTTCTTGCCGatattagagaaaaatttgaaaaagaaggtAGTGTAATCTCTTTTCAAAGGCAACTACTTTTCCAAATGTTAAAGCTTGAAGATAATACCATATGGAATGTAGATGATGGCATCAACATTTTAGGAAGCAGGCTGCAACACAAAAAGGTTCTTCTTGTTATCGACGATGTGGTTGACATAAAGCAATTAGAGTATTTAGCTGGAAAGCGTGAGTGGTTTGGTCCAGGCAGCAGGATCATCATAACATCACGAGATGAACATCTGTTAAAGACACATGGAATGGATGAAGTATATAAGCCTAATGAACTAAATTACCATGATGCTCTTCAACTTTTCAACATGAAAGCGTTTAAAATCCAAAAGCCTCTGGAAGAATGTGTGCAACTGTCTGAACGTGTTCTACAGTATGCCGGTGGTCTTCCATTAGCTCTCGAAGTTTTGAGTTCCTTTTTGAATGGTAGATCCGTGGATCAATGGAGAAGCACCTTGGAAAGGCTACAAATAGATCCTCCCGATAAGATTATGAGTATACTTCAAATAAGTTTTGACGGACTACGAGAattagagaagaaaatatttcttgatATTGCATGTTTCTTTAAATGGAGGACTAGAGATTATGTAACAAAAATTCTAGAGGGATGTGGTTTTTCCCCAGTCATTGGAATAGAAGTTCTTATTGAAAGATCTTTGTTAACGGTTGATGGCGGCAACAGATTGGGGATGCATGATTTGTTACAGGAATTGGGACAACTGATTGTTAGGAGACAATCACCCGAAGAACCTGGGAACCGCAGCAGATTATGGAAGAAGGAAGAAGTACGCCAAGTGTTGATAGAAAACACG GGAAGTGAAGTAGTTGAAGGAATAATGGTTGATGATTATTTCTTTCGTGGAAATGATGTGCATTTAAGTGCTAAAGCATTTTCACTGATGACCGACCTAAGATTGCTCAAAATCAGTAACGTGCAACTTCCTGAAGGCCTAGAATATCTCTCTAACAGGTTGCGATTACTTGATTGGCATCGGTATCCTTTGAAATCTTTGCCATCAAATCTGCAATTGgataaaattgttgaatttaaaatgtgtTACAGCCGCATTGAAGAATTATGGAAAGGATTCAAa CAGCCTTTAAACCTGTTGAGAGTCATGAAACTCAGCCATTCAGAGAATCTGATTAAGACACCAGACTTCACAAAGGTCCCAAACTTAGAGGTGTTGGATCTTGAAGGATGTTCAAGGTTGCGTGAAATTCACCAGTCTTTGCTGCGTCACAATAAGCTGAtcttgttgaatttgaaaggtTGTACAAGTCTTAAAACTCTTCCGGGTGAGATATTTATGAAATCGCTTCAAACACTTGTTCTTTCTGGTTGCTTGAATTTGAGGAAATTTCCAGACATTGTAGGAGGTATGGAGTGTTTGCAGCAACTTCGTTTGGATGGAACGTCCATTACAGAAGTGCCATCATCTATTGAACTTTTGACCGGACTGAAActgttgaatttgaatgacTGCAAAAATCTCTCGAGTCTGCCAGTTACTATAAGGAGTTTAAAATGTCTAAGAACTCTGGAGCTCTCTGGTTGCTCGAAACTGAAGAAGTTTCCGCATATTGTGGCAAGTATGGAAGATCTGTCCAAGCTCTGTCTGGATGGAACTTCCATTACAGAAGTGCCATCATTTATTGAACTTTTGACCGGACttgaattgttgaattttaatgaCTGCAAAAATCTCGCGAGACTTCCCAACAGTATAAATGGTTTAAAATCCCTCAAAACTTTGAATCTCTCAGGCTGCTGCAAACTTGAAAATGTGCCAGACACGCTTGGGAAAGTAGAAAGTTTGGAAGAGCTTGATATAAGCGGAACAGCTGTAAGACGACCTCCATCCTCCATTTTTCTTATGAAGAATCTTAAAACATTATCTTTCCGTGGCTGCAATGGACCACCATCATCTGCATCATGGCATTTGCAGCTTCCCTTCAATTTGATGGGAAAGAGTTCATGTCCAGTAGCTTTGATGTTGCCTTGTCTGTCAGGTTTGTGCTCTTTAACAAAATTAGATCTCAGTGACTGTGGTCTAGGGGAAGGAGCAATCCCGAGTGATATTGGCAACTTACACTTATTAAACAAGTTGAATCTGAGTGGAAACAATTTTGTTACGCTGCCAGCAAGCCTTAACGGTCTTTTAAAACTTGAAGAACTACAGTTGGAAGATTGTAAAAGGCTTCAATCTCTGCCACAACTTCCATCCAATGTAAATCGAGTTACACTGAATGGTTGTTCTTCATTGGTGACGTTATTAGGTGCATTCAGACCACGCAAGTCCTGCtacacaataatttattgtatagACAGCTCGAAATTGCTCGGAAAGAACGGTTTGGCAATTTCAATGCTACGAGAGTACCTTGAG GCAATGTCAGGTCCAAGCCATAAATTTAGCATTGTTGTTCCAGGAAGTGAAATTCCAAAGTGGTTCATGTATCAGAATGAGGGTTCTTCAATAACGGTCACAAGGCCTTCATATTTGTATAATATGAATAAGGTTGTGGGATATGCTATTTGCTGTGTTTTTCATGTCCCTAAGCATTCAACTGATACCTATTTATGGCGTTCGTATCCTCAACTTATTTTGCTCTGCTCCATGGATGGTTCTGGTGTCAAAAGAAGTATTCGTTTTAGAGGGAAATTCGGTCATGCTGGGTCAGACCATGTTTGGCTATTCTATTTGTCTCGACAACAATGCTGTCATTTTTATCGTTCAAGGTGGCATTTTGAATCTAATCATTTTAAGTTGTCATTTTTTGATGAACGAGAGAAAGGCGGTCTGGCTGGGTCAGGTTTTGTATTGAAGGTGAAGAGGTGTGGCTTCCATCCAGTTTATATGCACGAAGTTGAGGAGTTGGACCAAACAACAAAGCAATGGACTCGCTTTACTTCTTATAATCTGTATGAATCCCATCATGATTTTGTTCGATCAAATATGGAAGCAGCCACAACATCAAAGCGAAGCCTTGCAGAAAATGCTGGGGCAGCTGAAGCCAGCGGCAGTGGCTGCTGGGATGAAGATGAGGAACCACCACCTAAAAGATTTAGACAACTCAAATGA